The DNA sequence AGATACGACAGCGGGTGGTCCTCGGTCGGAACGGCGAGGTGGTTCACCTTCGGGTCCGGGGGCACGCCCTTGGGCAGCGCCCACGAGGCGAGGACGCCGTCTCGCTCGAGCCGCAGGTCCCAGTGGAGCCGCCGGGCGTGGTGCTCCTGGACCACGAAGCGGGGCAGATCCCCGGCCCCGGGTGCTGCCTCGTCGGGACGCGGGCGTCGCTCGGTATCCGGCTCGGGCGTGGCCGAGAAGTCCCGCTTGGCCTTGTAACTGTCGAGCTTGTCGCTCATCTGCGTCTCCAGACGACCCGTCGCCTGCAATCATGCCCTCGATGGCATCCTCCTCAGGCAGCGTCGAGGTCGAGCTCGAGGGGCGCCGGCTCAAGCTCTCGAACCTCGACAAGGTCCTCTACCCCGAGTCCGGGTTCGCGAAAGGCCAGGTGATCGACTACTACATGCGGGTCGCCTCGGCGCTGCTCCCCCACCTCCGCCGCCGGCCCCTCACCCTGAAGCGCTACCCCAACGGCGTGGACGCCGGGTTCTTCTACGAGAAGCAGTGCCCGTCGCACCGCCCTGACTGGGTCCAGACGGTCGAGATCCCGAGCGAGCGCACCAAGGGGAAGGCGGTGAACTACTGCACGGCCGACGACCTGCCCACCCTGGCCTGGCTCGCCAACCTGGCCGCCATCGAGCTGCACCCCCTGCTTGCGCGGGCCGATGGAGCCGATGACGAGTCGTCGCGCGACGCCGTGAACCGGCCCACCATGGTCGTCTTCGACCTCGACCCGGGACCGCCGGCCGACGTGGTGACCTGCGCCCAGGTGGCGTGCTGGCTGCGGGAGGTCCTGGACGACCTGGGCCTCGCATCCTTCCCGAAGACCTCAGGCTCCAAGGGCCTCCAGGTCTACGTCCCCCTCAATACTCCGCACACCTACGACGAGACCAAGCCCTTTGCCCACGCCATCGCCCGACTGTTGGAGAAGCACCACCCCGACCACGCCCTCGAGAAGATGGACAAGAGCCTGCGGCGGGGCAAGGTGCTCATCGACTGGAGCCAGAACCACATCACCAAGACGACCATCTGCGCCTACTCCCTGCGGGCCCGGCCGCAGCCCACGGTCTCGACACCGATCTCGTGGCAGGAGGTCGAGAGCGGGCGCGACGCGGACGGCGCGTCGCAGCTCCATTTCGAGGCCGATGAGGTGTTGGAGCGGCTTGATCGGTCGGGGGACCTGTTCGCGCCTGTCCTCGAGCTCGAGCAGCGCCTCCCCCAGATCGGCTGAGGAAACCAGCCCGTCGTGCGCCGATTGCTGCCCGACCCGGCCGGCGACGTCGATCTCGACGAGGCCTACGCCCTCCCGGGGCCGGCCCGACTCCACGTGCGGGCCAACTTCGTGACGAGCGTCGACGGCGCCGCCGAGGTGGGGGGTCGCTCCGGCGGCTTGTCCTCGGACGCCGACCATCGGGTCTTCTCGGTGCTCCGGGGCCTGTGTGACGTGGTCCTGGTCGGAGCGGGCACCGTGCGCCAGGAGCGCTACGGACCGGCCCGGCCGAGCGAGGAGCGTCGCGCCCGGCGACAGGCGCACGGCCTCGCCGCCGTGCCCCCCATCGCAGTGGTCACCTCTCGGATCGACCTCGACCTCGAGAGCGCCTTCTTCACCGACGCCGCGACCCCCCCGGTGATCCTCACGACCGACGCCGCCCCCGCCGACCTCCGACGCCGGGCCGCCCAGGCGGCCGACGTGGCCGTCTGCGGCGACACCGCGGTGGACCTGGCCTCGGCCGTGCAGGCACTCGTCGAGCGAGGTCTCACGCGCGTGCTGTGCGAAGGTGGTCCCCACATGCTGGACCAGCTCGTCACCACCGGCCGCCTCGACGAGCTCTGCCTCAGCCTGTCCCCGGTGATCGCCGGTCCCGAACGCCTGCGTATCATCGGCGGCCCCGCACTGGACGAGCCGGCGCGTCTCGAGCTGGCCCACGTCCTCGCCGCCGACGGAATGCTGTTTCTCCGCTACCAGGTGGACCCGCGCTCAGCGGTCTGACGCGTGTGACGCCGCCCACTCGAGCAGGCGCTCGGCGGGCCAGCTGTTGACGATCGAGTCGATCTGCACCCCGCAGTCCGCCGCCCGCTCGCAGCCGAAGGGCTGCCACTCCAGCTGCCCCGGCGCGTGGGCGTCACTGTCGATCGACAGCTTGCAGCCGGTGTCGACCACCTGACGGAGCAGGCGTTTGGGAGGGTCGAGGCGCTCGGGGCGGCAGTTGATCTCCACCGCCTTGTCGAAGGTGACAGCGGCGCCGAACACCTCGTCGGCGTCGAAGCTCGACTCCGGCCGCCCGCGACCGACGACCATCCGTCCCGTGCAGTGCCCGAGGATGTCCACGTGTGGGCTGCTCAAGGCGGCCACCATGCGGCGGGTCATGCCCACCGCATCCATTCGCAGCTTGGAGTGGACGCTTCCCACCACGACGTCGAGGCGGGCCAGCAGGGCCTCGTCCTGATCGAGCGCGCCGTCCTCGAGGATGTCCACCTCGACGCCGGTCAGGATGCGAAATGGGGCCAGCTTGGCATTGACCTCCTCGACCACCTCCAGCTGGCGCTCGAGACGCTCGGCCGTCAGGCCGTGGGCCACCGTGAGCGACGGCGAGTGGTCGGTGAGCACGACGTAGTCGTGGCCCAGGGCGGCCGCGGTGCGGGCCATGGTCTCGATGGGACTTCCGCCGTCGGACCAGTCGGAGTGGGTGTGACAGTCGCCGCGCAGCTGGGACCGGATCCCCGCCCCCGGGCCTGGATCGGGCGCTGGCGCTGCCTCGAGGCGGGCCAGGTACCCCGGCACTTCCCCGGCCAGCGCCTCGTGCACCACGCGCGCCGTCGTGTCGCCGACGCCGGGCAGCTCCTGCAGCCGCCCGGTCCGATCACGCTCGGCGAGCTCTTCAGGACTGATGGCTGACAACGTCGCGGCTGCCGTCCGAAAGGCCCGCACCCGATAGGCGCGCTCGCCCTCCCGCTCCAGCAAGAAGGCGATCCGCTCGAGGGTCTCGACCGGTCCCATGGTTCTCTCCTATGCCGCACTGGACGTGATGGCGTCCAGAGTCGTCGGGACCCGTCGCGGGTCGTCGAGCGATTCCGCCAGGTGCGGGCGGCGGAAGTAGAACGCCACCAGCACGGCGAGGAGCAGCACAGCCGTGCCGACGACGACGGTTCGTAGACCGACCCTGTCGGCGACTGCCCCCTGGATGATGGCACCGATGGGATAGATGACGCCCAGGGCCAGCATGTAGAGGCTGAGTATGCGGCCCCGCAAGGCTTCCGGCGCCCGCAGCTGCACCACCGTGTTGAGGCCGGCAAGCACCCCGATGTAGGCCGCCCCCACCGCCAGCAGGGCGACCGCCGCCAGCGCCAGCGAGGTCGCCAACCCGTAGAGGATCAGGAGGACGGGCAGCAGGCCGAGGTCGACGAGCAGGAGCCGGCGGCGCCCGATGCGCCCGGCCACCGGCGTCAGAGCGAGGGCGCCGATGACCGCGCCGATCCCCTGGGCGGTGATCAGCACCGCCGTGCCGCTCGCCTGGTGGTGGAAGAGCTTGATCGCCACGGCCGGGACCAGGGCGATGAAGGGAGAGGCCAGGAGGGCGACGACCGCGATGAGGCCGATGGCGGCGCGACAGCCGGGCTCGGCCGCCGCCGCCCGGGCCCCGCTGGCGATCCGGGCCAGGAGGCGGCCCTGCTCCCGCGGCCGGGCGCCAGGACGGAACCGCACCAGGAGCAGGGCGATCAGCACCGCCCCGAACGAGGCCGCGTTGATGCCGAAGGCCCAGGTGTAGGAGCCCACGGCGATGGCGACGCCGGCCAGCGCGGGCCCGATCACCCGCCCCAGGTTCCACTGGGCCGACGACAACGAGATGGCGCCCAGCAGGTCGTCAGGTCCCACCAGGTCGGGGAGCATGGCCTGGTAGGCGGGCAAGCCGATGGCCGTCATTGCGCCCCCACCGAGCACGATCAGGG is a window from the Acidimicrobiales bacterium genome containing:
- a CDS encoding pyrimidine reductase family protein, with amino-acid sequence MRRLLPDPAGDVDLDEAYALPGPARLHVRANFVTSVDGAAEVGGRSGGLSSDADHRVFSVLRGLCDVVLVGAGTVRQERYGPARPSEERRARRQAHGLAAVPPIAVVTSRIDLDLESAFFTDAATPPVILTTDAAPADLRRRAAQAADVAVCGDTAVDLASAVQALVERGLTRVLCEGGPHMLDQLVTTGRLDELCLSLSPVIAGPERLRIIGGPALDEPARLELAHVLAADGMLFLRYQVDPRSAV
- the ligD gene encoding non-homologous end-joining DNA ligase — its product is MASSSGSVEVELEGRRLKLSNLDKVLYPESGFAKGQVIDYYMRVASALLPHLRRRPLTLKRYPNGVDAGFFYEKQCPSHRPDWVQTVEIPSERTKGKAVNYCTADDLPTLAWLANLAAIELHPLLARADGADDESSRDAVNRPTMVVFDLDPGPPADVVTCAQVACWLREVLDDLGLASFPKTSGSKGLQVYVPLNTPHTYDETKPFAHAIARLLEKHHPDHALEKMDKSLRRGKVLIDWSQNHITKTTICAYSLRARPQPTVSTPISWQEVESGRDADGASQLHFEADEVLERLDRSGDLFAPVLELEQRLPQIG
- a CDS encoding MFS transporter, which translates into the protein MPPASLRPLRHRDFALVWSAALVSNVGSWMQTIAVGVLVTIHTGQARWTGLVAAAAFLPMGLLSPVGGAMADRHDRRRWLLLTTVGETVFAGILTALAATGNASPVWVTLIVLGGGAMTAIGLPAYQAMLPDLVGPDDLLGAISLSSAQWNLGRVIGPALAGVAIAVGSYTWAFGINAASFGAVLIALLLVRFRPGARPREQGRLLARIASGARAAAAEPGCRAAIGLIAVVALLASPFIALVPAVAIKLFHHQASGTAVLITAQGIGAVIGALALTPVAGRIGRRRLLLVDLGLLPVLLILYGLATSLALAAVALLAVGAAYIGVLAGLNTVVQLRAPEALRGRILSLYMLALGVIYPIGAIIQGAVADRVGLRTVVVGTAVLLLAVLVAFYFRRPHLAESLDDPRRVPTTLDAITSSAA
- a CDS encoding PHP domain-containing protein encodes the protein MGPVETLERIAFLLEREGERAYRVRAFRTAAATLSAISPEELAERDRTGRLQELPGVGDTTARVVHEALAGEVPGYLARLEAAPAPDPGPGAGIRSQLRGDCHTHSDWSDGGSPIETMARTAAALGHDYVVLTDHSPSLTVAHGLTAERLERQLEVVEEVNAKLAPFRILTGVEVDILEDGALDQDEALLARLDVVVGSVHSKLRMDAVGMTRRMVAALSSPHVDILGHCTGRMVVGRGRPESSFDADEVFGAAVTFDKAVEINCRPERLDPPKRLLRQVVDTGCKLSIDSDAHAPGQLEWQPFGCERAADCGVQIDSIVNSWPAERLLEWAASHASDR